From Aegilops tauschii subsp. strangulata cultivar AL8/78 chromosome 5, Aet v6.0, whole genome shotgun sequence:
AAAATAATTGAAGTTAGATTACAAAGTGAAAGCAGAGTATGTAATCCAGTTCGGTGCTGATGCTACcttcaatttattttatttgcatgTGTTCATTTCTTACTTTGTGGTCATTTTGGAGGTCTGGAACTGTTTTGAACAAAACATAGATGTGGTATCTTACACTCCACAGAGGGAAAGAGTCCTAGTTCATACCAGAATTAACTTGTTTTTTCTTGTTATTTACTGTATATTTATGCATGCTGAATATTGATACCAAGTATATGCACTAGAATGGGCGAATttaggtactccctccgtaaagaaatataagagtgtttagatcactgagcgtttagatcactaaagtagtgatctaaacactcttatatttctttaggGAGGGAGTATGTTGTTATTGTAAGCTCTGTTGTGTTTTGCATCGCTGTTGTGTTTCTTCTACGTTGTGTGTAAAGTATTGACCTAAAAACAACTGCATTCTGCGTCTGTCCTATATGATCATGCACGCAATTAGTAATCCTGAATTCCTGGTGAATCAATTCCGCAGGTTGGGAATACTTTTGCTTCTGAGATTGTGGCCACAATTCTCATTGAATTGCATATGTCAGAAACCTGTTCGCGTTTTAGAGAAAACAAGGAGACCGAGAGACATGTAGTGAACCGAATCACGTGCGGAGATTGCAAATGCCCAACACATTATCTTTTTGGGATCAAATTCGATGCTCAAATCAGCTGTAGCTGTGGGAAGTCTGGCGGTGAATACCTGTATACCACACTTTTCCATAAACTTGATGCCAGTTCACCTCAAACAGCAAAGGTATGCTGTCTGCAATAGTTTTCTGCCTAGCCAACATTGTATAGGTGGATATTGACGCAAGAGTATTCTAGAAAATAGGAAATATTGACTAGAGGTTTTAATTGTCCTTGTACATTTTAATTGTCCTTGTACAGATCAAGTCCTTTGCAGAGCTTCCGGTTCTATTGGATGAACAGTTTCGCGAGGACAACAAATGCGACCATTGTGGAAGTCTGCAGAATATTGATCTCTTTCTTTCAAACACAGCACACTTCTTTACAATAGGTAACGCTACTTGTCTCAAATTATAAGTTGGCTTTTATTTTATTCATACATCATAGCTTGCAGTAGTTTACACCAACAAATATTCATCATGTTGGCAGTTTTGAACTGGCTGGGTGGCAGTGAAAGCCAGGATGCACTATCTGAAGTTCTGGCTGGCATCACGTCTCCCCTTGACACTGAGTTCTTTTGCAGAAGTGCTCATTCTGCAGCTATGTATGCTGTCACCTCCATGGTACGTGCACAGCAAACTATTCTATTTTCCTAAATTGAATTGTTAATGGAGGTGAACAAATACTTCTATCATTTAATTCTCATGTTAAGGTAATCCTGAAATGAGAAAAAGCAATGAGCTATTTGTATTGGTTGACGTTCATGACCTTTTATAAGTTGTGTTGCTAATTATTTACTGTTCCTTGACTGTTATTGGAGGCCAAGTTGGTATTGTTCTAAGACTGAAGCAAGATTCTTATTTTTGTGGAACAAAACGGATAAAGGTTAAATGGCGTTGTCACCTGGTTCAAATTGCCTAGGTTACATTGACAAGGCATTTTCCTGCTATTTCTAAAGAAGTGGATAGAAGGTTTAAACTATGATACATCATATCTGAGTTGGTTCGTACTTGGAGTTGGAGAGATATTTGCAAGTTTTTGAATGGTCCTATCTGTGGCATATTTTTCCTGCCTACTTCACTTATATCAAGATATTTAGAAGACTCGACAGAAGAATTTCAGCAAGAATCAATAGCTTGTGTGATCCTTATGTCGCTGAGTTCTTTTTATAAACGTTCCATTGATTGAACGGTTGAAGAAGTACCATATGTAGGTAAACTGGTTAGACCTTTTAAAGTCTGCTGCTCTCACAAGTACATTTTGCATTATTTTCCTTCCCTTTATAGCGAATAGGAAATGGCCTCATCAAATCACATGGAGTGGTTGCAGAACATCTGCTGGAGTAACCTTTTATATGCACACTTCCTATCTCTCTGTCTCTGTTTACTCTTCTGTTGCTTTGAGTATAGTACAGGCCTATTGCAAAGTTGGTTTAATGCTCTGGTTACTTAATTTGCCTGCTTACATATGCAAGCATTGTCACTCCTTGCAAATGCAGTTCAATTTAGCATCCATCTTATGCTAGCTTGCAATCCAAACTCCTGCAGATCTGCTATGCTGATGACCGCTACGTCTGCTTTGCTCGCGACGAGGACAAGTGGGTCATATATGGCTTCGAGACTGTCGAGGTAAGTTACTCGTGACTCCTGGGTGTTGATCAAGGCCCTGTATTCTTTCTTGTAGCCATTTTATTCTTAACTTGCTGATTTGTTGGTGTGAACTTCCTCCATGCAGAGAGAAGATAGCTGGGAGCATTTGCTAGAACGTTTCAAGGACTGCAAGCTCCAGCCTGAAGTTCTATTTTTCGAGGTCATCAAGTAGACTGTTGTATAGCTCCTTTGCAGAATGCAAACCTCTGTCTGACGATCAGAGCCAACTCTGGGCCCAGTTTTTTTTTTGTTTCATTGCCACTATTTTGATGCTGTTTGGCTTGGTCACACTCTGACATCGAATACAGATAAATTCTTCAGAGATGGTATAAATTGTTCTGTGTGTTCTTAACTCGAAAGAAGGGCTTTATGGTATTCGTCTATGGAAGTTGGAACTGATGAGTGATGCATACCTTGACTTCTAATGCCATTTTCTCTGAAGCCATAATGTTGACAATAGCTAGCTGAGAGAAGTAATTTGATGCATCACCATCAGGGATCCGCTGTTGGCtgtttttatttcctttctctgaGTTTTCTTTGTTAAAGGTAGCCTTGAGGGCTTTCGTTCTCTGTTTATTATGGCCCTTTGGCCTTTGTTTGTCTCTGGCGTCATCTTGACCTTTTCTCTCTAATACAAGATGACGCTCATTTGTATGCCTGTTGGAGAAGAAGAAAAATTGTTTCGGTTTTGTTGTTGAAAGTGTCAACCCTTTTCACAGATATGAGCATTGGGACTAGGTACTAAAATTGATGCTATTATAATCTCTTTTTTTTGAATAGTTCAAATTgcttaccacatgtgtcatgtggTTGATGCTATTATAATCTTGTTAGCTTAGAAAGAACGtaggagatagttccgagagagGGGGCTGGGATACCACTGTCCTCTTTTTCACAGCATTGAGACTAGGTACTAAAATTGTCCTTTTTTCATACCCTGTAGTTATACACTTCTAGTACTTTATATATACTTGAGCGCTGGCATGTACAGCACGTGAGCCCACAAATACTAATACACACAGGATCATCAGACAGTACAGTAATTCTAGTTAATCACACGCACAGCCGCACCTAAATCCGGGAAAGATCCATCACCTTCTGTCCTGCACCACCACTCAAAATCGGACCGAAGAGGAAAAATTCTCTGAGGGAGCAGCTGTAGTGCAGGTATCAGATCCAAGAACGAAACCTTACTGATTTACAACTAGCGACAGTCACGTTCGTTCTACCTCAGCAAGAACAGGCAACGATGTAACTGATAGTAGGTCTATACAGCAGAtagagaaagaaaagaaaatgagATGTACAAGTTGAGTTCTGCTGGGTGGCTCAGACTACAACGAACAAATGGGTGTCTCTGTGTCTAATTCCTAAGTGTGTGTTGTATTCAGTCAAAGATGTAACAGCAACTCTCTACAACATCTTCAGATCATTGCAGCGCAAGTCCCATTTCGACTCCGGGTCCAAGCATGCGTCTGGTTGGTGCATCTTCTATCTGCAAGACAAGAGATGGGATATGCTGTATGACTCCGAGCACAAGCGGCAGCAAGCCAACTGGGCGCTCGGTCGCCCACTGCTCTGCTCCCGCTTTTATCTGCGAGATAAGATGGCGATGCTCTGCGTAAGTGTCATTTGTAAGCAGTAGCAGGTCTGTTGGGATGTTGAACTGACACCTTAACAGTTGAATCATAAACATTTGTTTACATATCAATTTGATGTTCACGTGTTATCATGACTACATAACATTTTTCTTTTACTTTGATGATCCTGCTTACAGTTCAGTTTTAGGATGGCTGACTGGAAAAACAGTTGTATAAAGTATGAAGGCCTCATGACATAACACTTGGCAGTGAAACTCTAGTATGGAAGTCGAATGCGTTTGGGCACTGGTATGTTCTTCATGAAGTAATGGGCTAATGGAACGAATTAGAACTTACGTTGCTTGAAGTTGGAAGTGAGGATCGAAAATGAAAAGTTCCCTCTGTTCATCTGTTGGATTTCCTAACCACCGACAGAACATCCACGCTGCCCCAGCAACAGACGATACAGACAGGATCGCCAGGAAGCCGAAATGAGAGACGTCATTGGCAATTATAGCCATAGCAAGCATGACTAACTCTGCAAGGCTTGCAATTGAAACCTCCATTCCTCCAATAAGGTTTGCTTTTGAAGCAGGAACTCCTGTTTGGATGATCTGTGTCCCCACAACATCATAAGACATGTGCCCCAACCGAGATAATGCCTGAAAATTAACAGGAAACCGCCGCAATGTTTAGTCTATTGTACTCGTCAAACTCTTAATCGAAGGGTAATTTGTAGCTAAGGTCTTGTTCTCACAATGGAAGCAAGGAAGATAAGCAGAGGTGTTCTCTGTGAGATGGGTCCAGCCCAATACACTGTGAGAGCAATTGACAAGAGTGAAGCTTGAAATATCAATCCAGCTGCTCCCGCCTGGTATTTATAACATAACAGTATGCACCAAAGAAAATTGAGGTAAGTTAGCATCAATTGTGACAAATAGTGTAGACATGGGAAAAAGGTATAGATCCAACCTTTAGAATTCCAACTCTTTTCACCAGGCTTGAGGAGATGAATGTTGCAACAAGACCCATAACAGAACACAATCCACTAAAAGCACCGACGATAGATGGACTAATACCTGTTAAACAGCTGTTACTAATTTGTAGACATTTCTCTGAAATTGATAAATTTGAGCTGGGAAAGTGAAACATACCCCGATGCATCAACAATGCAGTCATTATCGCGCCAGGAGCAAGTGCTACGTTGAAATTTAGAAACACGGTAGCAACACTTGCAGGTAGAACTGTCTGCTGCTTATACTCATTCCAGCCATGCTTGATAGAACTTAAGCCATTTTGAACTGAATGGTAGAGAGAATATCAGAACATCCACATATAACTGAACTTAAATAACTAATTTGATCTAAGTTCCTCACTGGGACGATCCACTGTGAGATTAGGCATTATGATGTGTTGCTACGTTTGGTGCTGGGTTTTCCTTTAAATGGATGAAAAATCATTTTGTGCCTGGACTCTAGTATATTACTTGATTTTCTGCTTAATGGTAACATGGGCAAAGCTTTTGCACATTCTCTAAGAAAAACTTCCTCACCTATCTTGCGGACATCCAATAGATCAGCACAAATAGATTCATCACTGGGGGTTCTCGAGGAATCAAGCGCATGACAAGAGACGCTGTTAATTAATTGACCCAACATAACCTAAAAAGACCATACAGCATCTTGTGAGTATGCTAATGTATGCTAAATCTGGTGATTCAAGATTCAGCTTAAAGATATATGCGGTATACCAGAATGGGAAAACTGCATATCATTAGAGCAGAGGAAATCTTCAAACAGGTTACTATGTCGTATTTGGTGAGCAGAAGGCCAAAAACTGAAGCACCAACGGTCTGCGACATCCAAAATGGTTATGCATGTTATGCAACTATAATTTCCACTCAAAATTGATTGCATGCTGTGATTAAAGTACAGAATAATAAGATAACAAGATCCACCAAACAAACAATCTTGTCATCTCCCAAAGTCTTCATAAATATAAAAAGATGCAAGCTCTATATCGTCAGGACTTAGGACTATCTCACCTCACAAAGAAGATCAAGTCGATTAAGCATGGCATTAGCTTGAGCTAATGCAACAGGCCTGTTTGTTCCTGCTAACTTCATAGAGAAAGAAGAACAGTGAGGCATAACAGTTGGTCAAAATCGACAAGAAAACAAGCTATTTGTATTCATAAGTGTTTCTTACAATGACAAGTTCTCATTGCTAAATCGCTAACACTTGCTATTTTAGGAGTGGAATGCATTTCATTGTTAAGAAATAGGAAAGAATCTGCAAAATTAATGTGAATTAGCAACCATACCAGCACAACCCAGTCCCTCTCCATGGAAACTCCTAGTGCCAATCCTGCAAGCCTTTCAATAGCTCCGGCTATCACTAGCACAATGAACCAAGGCCTGAGAAGCAAAGCTGATGTAGAAGTACGGCCCGCGTTCTTGAGAGCATATATGACCATTGCAGCTGATATTAACTGAGTGGCCACCTGCATAGTCGGGTTGAGAAGAAAACTGGCATAAACTATTTTTCATTGTGCATAAAATTATAATCTAGAGCAATCTATTTTCTTTGCCCATAATGTAAGAAAGCAGAGAAAATAAAGCAAGTACCTGGACAGCATTCAATCCTGTGTACATGGGTATTCGCGGGAAATGATCCATAAGTTTGCCAACTATTGGAGCCCCGAGAAATACTGAGAGCTGGAAATCATAAAATAATTTAGATTGTTGATTCTACTAACATCTCTTGAATTTAGCACAGCGGTGGGTACCTTTCCGAAGAAACCAACAACAGCCACAGGCAATAGGCTTGGATGAAGAATTGCCAGGGCAGCAGGCCAAGCAAAATTCCAGAGCTGTTCcacaaggttaccaaacaaataGCTAGCATAGAGAGCTGCATAAATGATGTTAAAGGGGTATTAAGTTCCATGATAGATGGATTGCCGGGAGGCTTGCCCATcaattattttaatttttttgtaaAAAGATTTTAAAAATCACTAGGCGTAGGTATGCCCTGCTTGTCACATACTAGGAGTTGAAAACTGAAAACATTAATAAGCTGCAAATTATGAAATATTACAATAGCAGATACTTTGGTTAATGAACCCATATTCCTCAAAAAGGAGCAACATTATTAATTATTAACTGCATGGCTTAGCGCGTAAAGTGTAAACAGTATATAAAGATAATCCAACTATGGTGCCATGAAAATGACTTTACCATATAGTCCAGCAGGGTGAGCTGGAGTGGCGGCCAATGTTTGTTGCTCTCCTTCAGATAAGACCTGAATTATGAACAGGCTGTCAGAAGAAGACAAAACAAAACTATTTGACGAAGACCATGGTGGAGGAAAGAAAATCCATACCGGCAGCTCCTCAAAATCGGCATGGTGCTGAGCACTATCATTTGGTGGAAATGGACTAGAATCTAGAACATCTCCTAGGATATTGACAACTGGAATAGAACAGCCTGGCGGTAATGATGGATGATCATCGAAAGCCTCCTCTTCCTTATTTACATTGCTAACATCAACCTCAACATTTGCTATGTAACACCTTTGAACAAAATTGTTTGACCTGGAAAAATACTAGCATGTTAGTTGAAAGTTGAAACATTGTAACCCAAGAACAAAAGCAACATCAATCCACTAACTTGGCATACATCAACCCACTAACATTTTGCTAATTCAATTGTGGATGATCTAAAATAACAACGTAGGAATCAGCACGCATGCTCAAGCGAAAACATGCTGACAAGAAAATATTCATCGCATTAACTAATGTACACTCTTCCTTACAAACTCCGTTGTCACTTAATAAAAAATAGACCCACAAGTGAAGTGCCAACGCCACCTGCATTTGCTAGGTCCTATACCAAGCTAAGCTACCGGAGAAGCCTAAATCTGCCCTGACTTGAACTTATCTCTAGACCATCCATGAGGCCGTAACAAACCAATAACCCAAAGCAAGAAACGCCCGCGTCCTTTCAATCTCTTCCCCGGCTAAAACTTTTCATGCTAAACATCCAATATCTCGCGTGCAATAAGCGCCAAGCATCCAGAGCATCTCAAACAAACGCAAAGCAGACAGCAAGCAGTCACCTGAGCGCGCTGACGCAGGGGGAGGCGGGCCTCAGGCGCAGCCTCGGCAGGCCGGGGAGATACCCGCGGACGAGCGGCGTCTGCGGCGATGAGGCGAGAAGGGCGGCAGCGGTAACCATCCCCATGGCTcctctgcggcggcggcggcggcggcagcgcgacTACTCATGCATGCAGCCTCTCAAGGACCGGGCGCTGGCGGCGGGGTTGGGCCCGGCGGGAGCTTCTGGAAGCGTGCCGTACCACTGGCTACCTTATCCTGATGAGGTTGAGGTGGAAGAAGGGgcggaggagggagaagaagaagagacaaAGGGAGCGCCAAGTTGCCAACTGAGGCAGCGAGGAAGAGAGGGAGAGAGCGGAAAGAGGATATGGGAGGGGATAAACGGAGGCCTAAGCGCCGTCCGATTTTTAATCGAACGGGTGACGATTTTTCGGTTGCTTATGATTTTGTTATAAAAAATGAGGTTGTTTGTGACCGGGAAGGCAGCCGCATGTCACGATTTTGAGACGCCAAATTTCTTGTCCTCCTTCCATTCATCCGGTGCTTGAAATGTGACTTTCGAGGAAGCATCGATTTGAGGACTTTTTTTTATTCCCTTATTTTTTCTGAGAGTAAAAGAGTTTATTTCATAATGATAGAGTTAAAAAAAGTGTGGGAAGCTTTTTTTTACGAGAAACTTTCAGCCTATTcctcttcaatcatggcagtacaaatAACAGATgtaataaaaattacaaccaTGTCCATGGACCActtagcgacgactacaagcactgaagtgagccgaaggcgcgccgccgtcatcgcctcCTCCGCCATTGGAGCCGgaaaaaccttgttgtagtagacagtcggaaaGTTGTTGTGCGGACCAACGCACCAGAGCAGCAAACATCGCCGAATAATAACGTCGTAGATCAAAAGGATCAAATCTATAAACACTCAAACAAAGACGGACGAAGACCAAATCCAAACAAATCCATCGAAGACCAGCACCGACCGAATCCGCGAGATCCAAAGGAGATAAACCTCCACACGCGCTCCGACGATGCTAGACTCACCATCGGGCGGGGATAGAACGTGGGAGATATTATTCCTACTGAGTGACATCGCCACCGCCACACAGCCCCAACCAAAGACGTTAAATCTAACAAGAACGAGAACGGGGTCCCTCCCGCCGGCGCTGGGGGGGGGATCCTCCGTACCTCCATGGCTCAGAGGCCATCGGAGATGGGGCGGACCGTTTGCAGGAAACTCGAGAGCTTTGTATTCAACCAATGCATTCATGTTGCAATCACGAGTACCCTTCGCTCCTGCCCACGTGCGAAACTCCCATCTAGGGTTTCCTTGCCTCTCACCGGCACCGCCGGTCCGCCTCATCTCCTATGGTCCTTGGACCATGGAGGCACGGTGGATCCCGGCCCTTGCCAGCGGAAGGGCTCCGTTTTTAGATGCTTTTCTGAgtttttgttagggtttgtgccATGCTAAAGAAgatgaggcggcggcggcttcttgaagatggaataaggttctccccgtCTAGCCCCCGTCCCAGTGATGTTTCAAGCATCGTCGGAAGGCGTGTGGAGGTTTGTCTCCGACGGATCTCGTGGGATCCGGTCGGCGTTTGTCTTCGGTGGATCCGGCTGGATCCGGTCTTCGTTCGTCTACGTTTGTGTGTCTGCAGGTTGGATCCTTCCGGTCTATGTTTCTCTTCATCGGCGGcagttgctgttctggtgcgctggtcatatggggccttagcacgacgacttcccggcCGTCTACTgttagggcatatttctccctaagtggttttggtgattgatgacaatgcctttgcggactaatcgtgtgcattgagcatttcagatttTCCTTCATACGGCACGAGACGATTTCTACCCCTCGGTGTTTAAAAGAGAAGACGGTGTTTTTCCTTCATTTCATTTTCGGTGGACTTGATTCGTAGGATTTACCATACATCAAGATGGGGTCCGTAtcagaaaggtttgggtggaatcaacacgtacacatctcCCTTGCACCCCTAGTTCTTTCCCGCTTCTTTGGAGTGTCCTTCCTTTGTGTTGGAGTGGCTCAGGTTGaagccagcggtagtacc
This genomic window contains:
- the LOC109771399 gene encoding solute carrier family 40 member 2, chloroplastic, with product MGMVTAAALLASSPQTPLVRGYLPGLPRLRLRPASPCVSALRSNNFVQRCYIANVEVDVSNVNKEEEAFDDHPSLPPGCSIPVVNILGDVLDSSPFPPNDSAQHHADFEELPVLSEGEQQTLAATPAHPAGLYALYASYLFGNLVEQLWNFAWPAALAILHPSLLPVAVVGFFGKLSVFLGAPIVGKLMDHFPRIPMYTGLNAVQVATQLISAAMVIYALKNAGRTSTSALLLRPWFIVLVIAGAIERLAGLALGVSMERDWVVLLAGTNRPVALAQANAMLNRLDLLCETVGASVFGLLLTKYDIVTCLKISSALMICSFPILVMLGQLINSVSCHALDSSRTPSDESICADLLDVRKIVQNGLSSIKHGWNEYKQQTVLPASVATVFLNFNVALAPGAIMTALLMHRGISPSIVGAFSGLCSVMGLVATFISSSLVKRVGILKAGAAGLIFQASLLSIALTVYWAGPISQRTPLLIFLASIALSRLGHMSYDVVGTQIIQTGVPASKANLIGGMEVSIASLAELVMLAMAIIANDVSHFGFLAILSVSSVAGAAWMFCRWLGNPTDEQRELFIFDPHFQLQAT